Proteins from a genomic interval of Taeniopygia guttata chromosome 33, bTaeGut7.mat, whole genome shotgun sequence:
- the PPP2R1A gene encoding serine/threonine-protein phosphatase 2A 65 kDa regulatory subunit A alpha isoform produces MAAADGDDSLYPIAVLIDELRNEDVQLRLNSIKKLSTIALALGVERTRSELLPFLTDTIYDEDEVLLALAEQLGTFTALVGGPEFVHCLLPPLESLATVEETVVRDKAVESLRAVSHEHSPPDLEGHFVPLVKRLAGGDWFTSRTSACGLFSVCYPRVSSPVKAELRQYFRNLCSDDTPMVRRAAASKLGEFAKVLELEHVKSEIIPMFSNLASDEQDSVRLLAVEACVSIAQLLPQEELEGLVMPTLRQAAEDKSWRVRYMVADKFTELQRAVGPEITKTDLVGAFQSLMKDCEAEVRAAASHKVKEFCENLSPDCREAVIMGQILPCIKELVSDANQHVKSALASVIMGLSPILGKDNTVEHLLPLFLAQLKDECPEVRLNIISNLDCVNEVIGIRQLSQSLLPAIVELAEDAKWRVRLAIIEYMPLLAGQLGVEFFDEKLNSLCMAWLVDHVYAIREAATSNLRKLVERFGHTWAQGTIVPKVLAMAADPNYLHRMTTLFCINVLSEVCGQEVTTTQMLPTVLRMAADAVANVRFNVAKSLQRIGPILDSGTLQTEVKPVLEKLTQDQDVDVKYFAQEALTVLALA; encoded by the exons atggcggcggcggaCGGCGACGATTCGCTTTACCCCATCGCGGTGCTCATCGACGAGCTCCGCAACGAAGACGTGCAG CTACGCCTCAACAGCATCAAGAAGCTGTCAACCATCGCGCTGGCGCTGGGCGTGGAGCGAACCCGCAGCGAGCTGCTCCCTTTCCTCACCG ACACCATCTACGATGAGGACgaggtgctgctggccctggcgGAGCAGTTGGGCACCTTCACCGCCCTCGTGGGGGGACCCGAGTTCGTGCACTGCCTGCTG CCGCCGCTGGAGAGCCTGGCCACGGTGGAGGAGACGGTGGTGCGGGACAAGGCGGTGGAGTCGCTGCGGGCCGTGTCCCACGAGCACTCGCCGCCGGACCTGGAGGGTCACTTCGTGCCGCTGGTCAAGCGCCTGGCCGGAGGGGACTGGTTCACGTCGCGCACCTCGGCCTGCGGCCTCTTCAGCGTCTGCTACCCCCGCGTGTCCAGCCCGGTCAAGGCCGAGCTGCGCCA GTACTTCCGGAACCTGTGCTCGGACGACACGCCCATGGTGCGGCGCGCGGCCGCCTCCAAGCTGGGCGAGTTCGCCaaggtgctggagctggagcacgTCAAGAGCGAGATCATCCCCATGTTCTCCAACCTGGCCTCCGACGAGCAG gaCTCGGTGCGGCTGCTGGCGGTGGAGGCCTGCGTGAGCATCGCGCAGCTGCTGccgcaggaggagctggaggggctggtGATGCCCACGCTGCGCCAGGCGGCCGAGGACAAGTCCTGGCGCGTGCGCTACATGGTGGCCGACAAGTTCACCGAG CTGCAGCGCGCCGTGGGCCCCGAGATCACCAAGACCGACCTGGTGGGCGCCTTCCAGAGCCTGATGAAGGACTGCGAGGCCGAGGTCCGGGCGGCCGCCTCGCACAAGGTCAAAG aGTTCTGCGAGAACCTGTCCCCGGACTGCCGCGAGGCCGTCATCATGGGCCAGATCCTGCCCTGCATCAAG gagctggtgtCGGACGCCAACCAGCACGTGAAGTCGGCGCTGGCCTCGGTGATCATGGGGCTGTCGCCCATCCTGGGCAAGGACAACACGGTGGAGCACCTGCTGCCCCTGTTCCTGGCACAGCTCAAGGACGAG tgccccgaGGTGCGGCTGAACATCATCTCCAACCTGGACTGCGTGAACGAGGTGATCGGCATCCGGCAGCTCTCGCAGTCGCTGCTGCCCGCCATCGTCGAGCTGGCCGAGGACGCCAAGTGGCGCGTGCGGCTGGCCATCATCGAGTACATGCCGCTGCTGGCCGGCCAGCTG GGCGTGGAGTTCTTCGATGAGAAGCTGAACTCGCTCTGCATGGCCTGGCTGGTGGATCAcg TGTACGCCATCCGCGAGGCCGCCACCAGTAACCTGCGGAAGCTGGTGGAGCGCTTCGGGCACACCTGGGCGCAGGGCACCATCGTGCCCAAAGTGCTGGCCATGGCCGCCGACCCCAACTACCTGCACCGCATGACCACGCTCTTCTGCATCAAC GTGCTGTCGGAGGTGTGCGGGCAGGAGGTGACCACCACGCAGATGTTGCCCACCGTGCTGCGCATGGCCGCCGACGCCGTGGCCAACGTTCGCTTCAACGTGGCCAAGTCCCTGCAGCGCATCGGGCCCATCCTGGACAGCGG GACGCTGCAGACCGAGGTGAAGCCGGTGCTGGAGAAGCTGACACAGGACCAGGACGTCGACGTCAAATACTTCGCTCAGGAGGCGCTGACAG TGCTGGCGCTGGCCTGA
- the ETFB gene encoding electron transfer flavoprotein subunit beta isoform X5 has product MAALRVLVGVKRVIDFAVKVRVAPGGAAVQTQGVKHSLNPFCEIALEEAVRLREAGAATEVVVATLGTKASQETLRTALAMGADRAVLAELAEGAAAGPREVAVALAALARRLQPQLVLLGKQAIDDDCNQTGQILAAILDWPQGTFASRVSLEPGAVQVQREVDGGLETLRLRLPAVLTADLRLNEPRYATLPNIMKAKKKPLEVVPAADLGVPAGPPRLRLLQLQEPPPRAGGEKVESVESLVGKLRHAGRI; this is encoded by the exons ATGGCGGCGCTGCGCGTGCTCGTGGGGGTCAAGCGCGTCATTGACTTCGCCGTCAAG GTGCGGGTGgcgccgggcggggcggcggtGCAGACGCAGGGCGTGAAGCACTCGCTGAACCCTTTCTGCGAGATCGCGCTGGAGGAGGCCGTGCGCCTGCGCGAGGCCGGAGCTGCCACAGAGGTGGTGGTGGCAACGCTGGGCACCAAGGCCAGCCAG GAGACGCTGCGCACGGCCCTGGCCATGGGCGCTGACCGGGCGGTTCTGGCCGAGCTGGCCGAgggcgcggccgcggggccCCGGGAAGTGGCCGTGGCTCTGGCGGCGCTGGCCCGGCGGCTGCAGCcgcagctggtgctgctgggcaagCAG GCCATCGATGACGATTGCAACCAGACCGGGCAGATCCTGGCCGCCATCTTGGACTGGCCGCAG GGCACGTTCGCCTCGCGGGTGTCGCTGGAGCCGGGGGCGGTGCAGGTGCAGCGGGAGGTGGACGGGGGCCTGGAGACGCTGCGGCTGCGGCTGCCGGCGGTGCTGACGGCCGACCTGCGCCTCAACGAGCCGCGCTACGCCACGCTGCCCAACATCATG AAGGCGAAGAAGAAGCCGCTGGAGGTGGTGCCGGCGGCCGATCTGGGGGTGCCGGCGGGGCCCCCCCGGCTgcggctgctgcagctgcaggagccgCCCCCGAGGGCGGGCGGGGAGAAGGTGGAGAGCGTGGAGAGCttggtggggaaactgag gcacgccGGACGCATCTGA
- the ETFB gene encoding electron transfer flavoprotein subunit beta isoform X6, which translates to MAALRVLVGVKRVIDFAVKVRVAPGGAAVQTQGVKHSLNPFCEIALEEAVRLREAGAATEVVVATLGTKASQETLRTALAMGADRAVLAELAEGAAAGPREVAVALAALARRLQPQLVLLGKQAIDDDCNQTGQILAAILDWPQGTFASRVSLEPGAVQVQREVDGGLETLRLRLPAVLTADLRLNEPRYATLPNIMKAKKKPLEVVPAADLGVPAGPPRLRLLQLQEPPPRAGGEKVESVESLLGKLRHAGRI; encoded by the exons ATGGCGGCGCTGCGCGTGCTCGTGGGGGTCAAGCGCGTCATTGACTTCGCCGTCAAG GTGCGGGTGgcgccgggcggggcggcggtGCAGACGCAGGGCGTGAAGCACTCGCTGAACCCTTTCTGCGAGATCGCGCTGGAGGAGGCCGTGCGCCTGCGCGAGGCCGGAGCTGCCACAGAGGTGGTGGTGGCAACGCTGGGCACCAAGGCCAGCCAG GAGACGCTGCGCACGGCCCTGGCCATGGGCGCTGACCGGGCGGTTCTGGCCGAGCTGGCCGAgggcgcggccgcggggccCCGGGAAGTGGCCGTGGCTCTGGCGGCGCTGGCCCGGCGGCTGCAGCcgcagctggtgctgctgggcaagCAG GCCATCGATGACGATTGCAACCAGACCGGGCAGATCCTGGCCGCCATCTTGGACTGGCCGCAG GGCACGTTCGCCTCGCGGGTGTCGCTGGAGCCGGGGGCGGTGCAGGTGCAGCGGGAGGTGGACGGGGGCCTGGAGACGCTGCGGCTGCGGCTGCCGGCGGTGCTGACGGCCGACCTGCGCCTCAACGAGCCGCGCTACGCCACGCTGCCCAACATCATG AAGGCGAAGAAGAAGCCGCTGGAGGTGGTGCCGGCGGCCGATCTGGGGGTGCCGGCGGGGCCCCCCCGGCTgcggctgctgcagctgcaggagccgCCCCCGAGGGCGGGCGGGGAGAAGGTGGAGAGCGTGGAGAGC ctgctggggaaactgaggcacgccGGACGCATCTGA
- the ETFB gene encoding electron transfer flavoprotein subunit beta isoform X1, with protein sequence MAALRVLVGVKRVIDFAVKVRVAPGGAAVQTQGVKHSLNPFCEIALEEAVRLREAGAATEVVVATLGTKASQETLRTALAMGADRAVLAELAEGAAAGPREVAVALAALARRLQPQLVLLGKQAIDDDCNQTGQILAAILDWPQGTFASRVSLEPGAVQVQREVDGGLETLRLRLPAVLTADLRLNEPRYATLPNIMKAKKKPLEVVPAADLGVPAGPPRLRLLQLQEPPPRAGGEKVESVESLVGKLRHAGRI encoded by the exons ATGGCGGCGCTGCGCGTGCTCGTGGGGGTCAAGCGCGTCATTGACTTCGCCGTCAAG GTGCGGGTGgcgccgggcggggcggcggtGCAGACGCAGGGCGTGAAGCACTCGCTGAACCCTTTCTGCGAGATCGCGCTGGAGGAGGCCGTGCGCCTGCGCGAGGCCGGAGCTGCCACAGAGGTGGTGGTGGCAACGCTGGGCACCAAGGCCAGCCAG GAGACGCTGCGCACGGCCCTGGCCATGGGCGCTGACCGGGCGGTTCTGGCCGAGCTGGCCGAgggcgcggccgcggggccCCGGGAAGTGGCCGTGGCTCTGGCGGCGCTGGCCCGGCGGCTGCAGCcgcagctggtgctgctgggcaagCAG GCCATCGATGACGATTGCAACCAGACCGGGCAGATCCTGGCCGCCATCTTGGACTGGCCGCAG GGCACGTTCGCCTCGCGGGTGTCGCTGGAGCCGGGGGCGGTGCAGGTGCAGCGGGAGGTGGACGGGGGCCTGGAGACGCTGCGGCTGCGGCTGCCGGCGGTGCTGACGGCCGACCTGCGCCTCAACGAGCCGCGCTACGCCACGCTGCCCAACATCATG AAGGCGAAGAAGAAGCCGCTGGAGGTGGTGCCGGCGGCCGATCTGGGGGTGCCGGCGGGGCCCCCCCGGCTgcggctgctgcagctgcaggagccgCCCCCGAGGGCGGGCGGGGAGAAGGTGGAGAGCGTGGAGAGCttggtggggaaactgaggcacgccGGACGCATCTGA